In the genome of Arachis hypogaea cultivar Tifrunner chromosome 9, arahy.Tifrunner.gnm2.J5K5, whole genome shotgun sequence, the window atagtacaaaaatatttatacatagtatataaatttttgtatataatacatatatttttattgtaaatatattttattacttagatgttaaaatttttgacatgtaacttttaaaagtttttatgttgtatattaaaatttgtgTGATATGCGTCAAAATATATATACTTCAGTATATTTTGTTAGTTAAATATCACTATTTtagacatattttttaaaaatttttgtattatatatcaaatttatgtgttatatactaaaatttatgTGACGATGTACATCAAAATTTCTTACATAATAATTTTGCTAAACATGTACAAGAATGAAGATGACAAAGTGTCCGTACAGTAAGTGAAATTTAGTTGTCCTTGGCTCAAAAAAGATTTGTCCTCCTAGCTTTATTTAAAAGTAAAAGCGATAGTATTTTAAAcagaattttattttctatattggGAGTTATAAGGTGTATAACATGGTTATGGGGTGTTCGGTGCTTCACCCAAATGTGACGATTATGATCTTTAAATTGGACGGTTCGTCTTTTATCAACTAATCAGACGGTTCGATTTTAGACTGGACAGGTACAtaaattggaccgtccgatttgcgTCCCACCAGCCATGCATCGAGCATGCAAGCGGCCCTCCTTCTGATTGAATGATATATCCGAAGCAATGTATTCATCATTCCCTTGGTTCACTTTCATTCAACAACACTACAACCCCACTACCTTCACTTTCACATTCTCCTCCATTGTTAACACTATACAGAccttctaaaaaagaaaaaactttgGACCACTGCCTGTTATGCCAAGAAGAAGGAGAGTGAAAGATGTTAATCGTCCAGAACTTCACATTGCTAATTATCTTAATCATcttaattatgtaagtttttatttttaaatattttaattaaataaaaataatagttacaatgttaaaaattaatagtttattataataataatgttaGAGATTAGATTAGTgtagtaataataatttttaacgaTTTTGATTGAACTAAAATAATAGTGATAATGTTAGATTagttatttatgaatgttgatAGCTAAcgtagtaataatttttaaatattttaatttgattaaaataataGTGAGATTAGAGATTAGTAATAAAATTGTAGTGATATTGTTAGTTGTTTAGtgtaataacaattttttttaaagattttgtatgataataaattaattaattattgttattaatagaCTGTGGTAAAGAATAATACTGTATACCCGTGACTCACCCGTGTggaagtaaattaattattataagaaTATTAAGTAATAAGTTTTATTAAAGTTAAACGTGTgactataaataaattaattagtgttaattgtttttaataaataattttattgtagtaataatttttatttacttaattGATGTAtttctgttattattattattagtgctatataaatattatttgacaTTTGAATGGGTAATTTTAATGCatctaaaaataattagatttACCAATAAGATTTATTAATAATTGTTAGATTGTAAAAAATATAGATGtgaattttttgtaaattaaagtTAGTGTATTTTGAGTAGTTAATAATATAGTTGTTAACATGATTATGTTTTACTGATTATGTGATCATGAAAATGTGACTATGATAAATTTAAGTTGTTAATTAAACAATGTTATATTTGTATTATGTGGAATCGTGACTATATTTTGTAGGGTTTACGAATGTTGCAATGTGACCACTACATACTGCCAGACCGGTACAATCAGATTGTAGAGGGACACTTACGGGAGACAGGCTTTTATCACGTTTTTCAGATTGGAATTGTCCAATGTCAGTTGGCATTGATTAATGCTCTGATCGAAAGATGGTGCCCTAAGACTCACACATTCCATTTACCGGTTGGTGAGTGCGCGGTGACGTTGGAGGACGTGGCGATTATTCTTGGTCTTCCGACGAATGGTTTGCCAGTTACAAGACCGAAACTCAGCAGTTATGAGGTATTAGAGCCTGAATGCTTGGATCAGTTTGGTGTTGCACCTAGGAAGATAGAGTGTAGAGGAAGTTTCATCAAGTTGGCCTGGTTTCGAGCACTGAAGGATCGTATAGTGTTGGCTGACAATATTCAGATTCAGAGGTACGTGAAGTGCCACATAATGTTATTATTTGGTACCGTTATATTTGGAGATAAGTCCGGGGTAGGGGTGCACTAGAAGTTTCTACTGTTACTCTGCAACTTTTTTGGGATCATACAGTTTAGCTGGGGATCGGCATGCCTGGCACACCTTTATAGAGCGCTGTGTAGGGCAACTCGAGTCGACTGTAAGGAGATTGACAAAtcttaatttaaaatgatgacaTACCTGCATTTACatattgaggaaactccggtgcaTGCATTGCCTCCAAATCCAATGATCGCATAAAAGTCGGCTCCTCAAACGGCTGCTggtttgctagtgcatttgcCACATCCGCTACGTCTGCCACCTTAGCATCGTCAGCATGATCTCCGTCTACACCTGGACCAACGACCTCGTAGTTACTTTCAAACTCTTATTCACTATCActgttgtaatcttccaattcaatatctcGGTCTGCTGCAAATTGCTCGAGCTCAACATACAGTTCGATGAATGATATTCGGGACCGGCTTTCAAGATACACTGAAAATAtttcttgcatgctcgcttcatcGATTACCTATTTCGTTTGAAATTGAACGGACCCACCAAATACAGATACAGGATATCTGTACAGAATACATGACACTCCCCTACGTATTTGAGGATCCATTTTCTCCCAAATCACaccttttaattcttcaaatgaCAGAGTGAATGGAATCACAATATCTAATGAATTTTGACACACAAATTTTACTCCTTCAgatgtttgtaataaaatttggCCATGATAATACATTTTTAATCTCACTCTATCATCCATCACGGAATagagaagatgagaaagaaagcTTCGAGTTTCAGAGAACTCAAAGctgtgagaagaagaagatgagaaCTGGTTGGTAGCTCGGCATTAATTTGAGTATTTA includes:
- the LOC112708832 gene encoding serine/threonine-protein phosphatase 7 long form homolog, yielding MLQCDHYILPDRYNQIVEGHLRETGFYHVFQIGIVQCQLALINALIERWCPKTHTFHLPVGECAVTLEDVAIILGLPTNGLPVTRPKLSSYEVLEPECLDQFGVAPRKIECRGSFIKLAWFRALKDRIVLADNIQIQRYVKCHIMLLFGTVIFGDKSGVGVH